The genomic window TCAATTCACATGAATTATAATATTCAAAGTTAGTGCAATACTCGCAAAACATTAAGAAATTACAATTAGTATTTGTATGAGTTTTCTTTTGCAAAACATGGAAATGCTCGCATTCGCCTTTGCGAAATATAATTCTGAGGAATTTAGCTAGATTGCAAATTGTGCGGGCTGACCGTCTAAATAGAATTATTAATTGGACATAATTATTTTATGATAATAAACTAGAGATAGACAGTTCGAATTAAGccttcaaatcaaaaaaaaaaaaagaaacaaggaTAAACTATCTGAGCTACGACTCATTTTGACTAGACTATCAAATCATCCAAAAATGGTGGTTTTACTACCAAActcttcaatttatttgatttcaatCAGTTAATGacattttgacttcaaatttgaatataatttttatctttatagatttaattagtatattttatgtaattcttataattataaatctaataaagtaataagtttaaattttgaagtaaaaataTCATTGACTAActgaaatgaaataaattaaaaattggattgtagaattaaaattttaaaagatttgatggttgattcaaaatagtctatagtcCATGTATGAtctatacaaatttttttttaaatttttttgtgtgtgttgtGGCCTTGTGGGTGCACGGTGCCCCCACATATAACATATTGGACTTGCTAGAGGCAGGGGTTTGGGCTACGAATAGGCCATGCCATAAATAGGCTTTACAAGCCGATTGTAAAGGGTTAATGATACGTCTTTGGCATTTAATCAAGTGGCCCATGAATCAATGTTAGACcattagattagattaaatttacAGGCCCAACTTCATTACACAATCCGATCCGTTCCGTCATAGTCCCATCGGACGGACAGGATTGCGATCTTCGGCCCATCTCAACAGCGAATCAGAAACCtttccctcttctcctcctctgtcCGCCTGTCGCTCTTTCTCCGACCTTTTCTCATCGACCCTCCCTTCGGCCCTTCCCTCCCAATTCCTTTCGAACTCTCCCTCGATTCCGAAACCCTAGAATCCTAATCCAAAGAAGGAGCGAATTCGATCGAAGGAAAGCCCTAACACGCCAATGGCGGAGACCTCATCCTCCGCTTCCCCTCAAAAACCCCTTCAACCCCCTCCCAGTGGCGGGGACCCGGTCCCCACCCCCAATTCCCAAAACCCTAGCCTCACCCCTCCGCAGATCCCCCCTTCTCCTACTATTAGCGATCTATCGCAGATATCGTCGCCCCAAATTCCCCAATCTCAGCCGCAAATCGATGGATCGGGAACCCTAGATTACTCCatgaagcagcagcagcaacaacagcagcagcagcagcagaatcTCATGGCGGCATCGTCGGGGTTCCAGATGAATCAGATTCAGCAGGGGCTTCAGAGGTCGGGGTCGATGCCGCGGCTGACCCAGATTCAGCAGCAGTACGCGGCCGCGGCGGGCGCGGTGCGACAGCAGGCTGGGATGTATGGAGGGCAGATGAGCTTCGGCGGGGCTCAaattcagcagcagcagcagcagatggCTGGCGGAATGTCGCGGGCAGGGATGATCGGGCAGGTCGGGCAGCTTCCGATGCTGCCTGGGCAGACTGCGGCGCACTTTGGACTCCAGTCTCAGATGATCGCTCaggtaattaaattacactGTTCTTGATTCCGGATTACTTATTTCAGATTTCTCCAGTAGGGCCTGTGTAGAGAATTATGCTTGGACTTTGATTGGTGAGAACAATTTCAAGAAGTGCAGTTGATGAACTTTGGTGATCAATTTATAATAGAATTATGGATTTGTGCCGCTCTTTACATAGTTATCATGCTTTATCGCACAGATGAGGACGCCTCCTTTACTTGTGTTAGCTCTGTGCTggaagaaagaggaaagaacTTCATTATAGATCCGATTTCTGATCCCAAACTAGATACTAGTATACTACGATAAGAAAGAACGTTTAAACTACCACTGCATTAAGTTGaaaatctctttctctttcactCAATAAACTGTGGGTGGATTCTatttaggccttgtttggatgTCGGAAAGTTACTCCACGATAGcttattctgacatccaaacagggccttttAGCTTTTGTCCTTCCTGTGATCACATGTTATTTAACCATTAGGTGTAGAAATTATAGACAGTGAATTGTTCTTTCGACAGCAGCAGCCAAGACAGAAGGGTTTAGCACCAGGTGCGCAGTTCAATCCAGCAAATTCGGGGCAGGCATTGCAAGGAATGCAAACAATGGGGGTCATGAATACACTTGGATTGAACCCGCAGATAAGAGCAAGCGGTCCTCTCGCATATGGTCAACAACAGCGGTTCAACCAGGGGCAAATGAGACCTCAGCAGATAGCAGCAGCTCTTACATCTCCCCAGGTTAGGCCTCAGGCATGAACCGTCTTGACTTATTTCTTCTGATCTTGTAGTTTAGTCATTGTTAAAGACcaactattttattttccattctTCCTAAATGCCCTTCAGTCCCTGATGGCATGTCTGTGCCATGTTTTTGAAAGCTTTACCTATTTGTCTTTACCTAATCATCAAATAAAATAGACGATAATAACATGtcaactatattatatatacggCATACAAGAGGCAATTGTAACTGCAGCAATGGTGTCATGATGGTGGCAGCGCATGGCAGTAGCACTGGTTGTGATAGTGCCTGAGATGGTGGCAATGGTGGCGTTTGTGGTGCTAGAAGGTGACTGTTTTCATTCACCTGAACATCTAGGTTGATTCCCAACTCCGAAGGGGGATtcatttttggtggatttgattCTTTGAAGAATAGGGATGGAAATGCCTCCTGACCAAACAAGAACAACGATAATTCCTCTTATGTAATTGACCCAAAATCCCCCATTGCCAACAACAACGGCAATATTGATTCTTATATTGCCTGACTACCTTTTCTATTCTATTAAACAGATGCTTATATTTCTTATAAGGCATCATTGTggcttttataatttaattttcagaaactttctattttttttttggttcttatttAAGAATAAACAATAACACTTGCTGACGGATTCATCTAGCAGAAGCTACCAGGTCAAAGCTTACCAAGAACGCCATCACTTGCGGCAATGAACTCGCAGTTATCCGGCTTATCTCAAAATGGACAATCTGCACTCGTGCAAACAGCTCTcactcagcagcagcagcagcaatggcTAAAGCAGCAGATGCAGCCATCAATGGGTGGGCCTGTTTCTCCCTCATATCaccttcagcagcagcagcagcagcagcagcagcagcgtcAGCAGCAGAGCTTCTTGACCCAACAGATGTCTTCAGGTCAGCTGCAGCGACTGACCCAACAGCAGATTTCTCAACTTatacagcagcagcagcagcagcagaatatgcttcagcagcagcctcaacagcagcagctgcaacagctgcagcaacaacaacaatctCCAAGGATGCCATCAGCAACAACACCAGTTACAGCAACAACTGCAGTAGCCATGACTGCTGGGAGTTCGAGTCAACCAGGAGAAGTAACTAGTCAATTCCTCGGCAAAAGAAAGATACAAGATTTGGTTTCTCAGGTATTCAAATATGCTCGAGGTATTTTAGTATGAGGTATTTTAGTAGGAAGATCCTGGAGCTCCTTTTGTTTTGCTTAGAGAAGTATTACAGGATTGACATAGTGGAAGTGTCTTTTGACTCAGCAAGCTGGTATAGCTGGATAACCCAGATATTCTTAATTTATGTACATAAATTGAGATTAGGTAGTGAATATATATGTGCTGGAAAGTGCGAATAACTGGTGTTATGATTTTTCAACCATAACTTTTATGTTTATctcctttttaaaatttttgttaatagCAAGAGGATGCTTCTATGTTTGTTCCTTTTTGTGCTTCAAGCTTTTTACAGTCTCTAGATGCCTGTTTACTTATCTAATGCATCTCTTTTGTATGATCTTGATGTTATTGCAGGTGGATCCTCTAAGTAAGCTTGATCCTGTAGTTGAAGACCTACTTTTGGAGATGGCTGATGACTTCATTGACTCGGTGATGCTTTATTGATTTTCTTCTCTTgttttacttgctcttatttgCAGTTAAGAAAATGACTAAAAAAATACATGAAATGCTGAATGGAGGAAAAGGATTTGTATAGCCAACTTGTAATTTCTTGGCAACTGTCAAGCTTTATCTATGAACTTCGCTAGGTTAATTAATGAGATCCAAATTTCGAGCCAGTTTACCTTATTTGGCCCATGGAAACTCTACCTATACAGATATGTTAGTTGCATGACTGTATATAgttgatttttgtgtttcatACACTGCTATATAAGCTAAACATTTCTGAATCACTTGCCAGTTGCTATATTAGCAAATTTGTTCTTTGCTTTTCTTGCCATCTTTTTGTTAGACATGTTTATGAatttttagcacttgtatttgttGGGTTTTTTTCAATCTCTGATAAGTTATTAGTTGCACCTTTGTGTACTAACTGTTGCTAGCATTAAAGTCTTTTCGTAGATGACCTTTTATCTTTATTGTATACTAGTTTTAAATATGATAATTGCACTTGAAGGTCAAAGTGGCAATTGTATCCGCTTTATATGAGAGATATTTGGTAATGGTATTAACTTGACCTTCTTGCTGTAGGTTACCACATTTGCATGCCATCTTGCAAAGCATCGGAAATCTTCTACTTTGGAAACCAAGGATGTATTACTACACCTAGGTTTGTAAACTTATTGAGAATATTTCTCTtaatttaggtttttttttttctttttaaattcatCGTAACTGCTTTTCAGATGATTTTACTGATTCTATATGCTTGGTTTCCCATTTTATGTGCTACATCTAAAACGGGAAACTAATTGGTGGAAGATTCTGAAGAACTGATTTTCATTGCACTTgtttctttttgtaatttttaccTTCAAGTTTATAGTTGTGCTATCCCAAGATTAACAGCAAGTCATCACTACCCTTTTCCTTTTGCTGCTTGATTATTTATGAAGCTTGCGTCTGCTTGGAATTTACTGCTACTTCAACTAATTAGACAACATCTTATGCAGAGAAAAATTGGCATTTGACTATTCCTGGTTTCTCGAGGGACAGAAAGAATTACCAGAGAAATTCTGTAAGAGCTGGTCTTAAAATTACAttgtatatacacacacacacactcgtGACACATTTTTCCAAGCAAAATTATCAATAATACCAATGTATCTTTGGTAAAAAATGTGTCATTTACTTTTGATGGTGAagctatttttctattaatagtGAGTTTCCTTAATTTGTAGAAGATCATTGCCAGAACTACCACTTTGATCAAGTTCTTTTTGTTTCACACAATCATGATGAGTCCGCAAAAGCTCTCTACACTTAAGTCTAATTAAGATCAAATATGCTTGTATTCTGCTAAAGAGAATTTCttaaaatatacattttaatAATAACATATAAACGGAAAGCTATTTTGTTCATTCTTTTTACGCAAAAAGCTTCTGTGGATAATTCTGTGCATACGCTTGTAAAGAAACATTGGTTGCCTGTAATGCTGCAGGCTAATTAAACGggaacttttatatatatatatatgccttcTTAATTGCAGATACCGGCTGATGTACAAAAGAAACAGATGGAAACGGTAACTCTGAAATTCTGG from Ananas comosus cultivar F153 linkage group 23, ASM154086v1, whole genome shotgun sequence includes these protein-coding regions:
- the LOC109727983 gene encoding transcription initiation factor TFIID subunit 12b isoform X1; the encoded protein is MAETSSSASPQKPLQPPPSGGDPVPTPNSQNPSLTPPQIPPSPTISDLSQISSPQIPQSQPQIDGSGTLDYSMKQQQQQQQQQQQNLMAASSGFQMNQIQQGLQRSGSMPRLTQIQQQYAAAAGAVRQQAGMYGGQMSFGGAQIQQQQQQMAGGMSRAGMIGQVGQLPMLPGQTAAHFGLQSQMIAQQQPRQKGLAPGAQFNPANSGQALQGMQTMGVMNTLGLNPQIRASGPLAYGQQQRFNQGQMRPQQIAAALTSPQKLPGQSLPRTPSLAAMNSQLSGLSQNGQSALVQTALTQQQQQQWLKQQMQPSMGGPVSPSYHLQQQQQQQQQQRQQQSFLTQQMSSGQLQRLTQQQISQLIQQQQQQQNMLQQQPQQQQLQQLQQQQQSPRMPSATTPVTATTAVAMTAGSSSQPGEVTSQFLGKRKIQDLVSQVDPLSKLDPVVEDLLLEMADDFIDSVTTFACHLAKHRKSSTLETKDVLLHLEKNWHLTIPGFSRDRKNYQRNSIPADVQKKQMETIRALMESQQLERDPNSIKGVNKQVASDPAGDHPIRASPSSEQLSRPPIGPQMLHKVHQM
- the LOC109727983 gene encoding transcription initiation factor TFIID subunit 12b isoform X3, translating into MAETSSSASPQKPLQPPPSGGDPVPTPNSQNPSLTPPQIPPSPTISDLSQISSPQIPQSQPQIDGSGTLDYSMKQQQQQQQQQQQNLMAASSGFQMNQIQQGLQRSGSMPRLTQIQQQYAAAAGAVRQQAGMYGGQMSFGGAQIQQQQQQMAGGMSRAGMIGQVGQLPMLPGQTAAHFGLQSQMIAQQQPRQKGLAPGAQFNPANSGQALQGMQTMGVMNTLGLNPQIRASGPLAYGQQQRFNQGQMRPQQIAAALTSPQKLPGQSLPRTPSLAAMNSQLSGLSQNGQSALVQTALTQQQQQQWLKQQMQPSMGGPVSPSYHLQQQQQQQQQQRQQQSFLTQQMSSGQLQRLTQQQISQLIQQQQQQQNMLQQQPQQQQLQQLQQQQQSPRMPSATTPVTATTAVAMTAGSSSQPGEVTSQFLGKRKIQDLVSQVDPLSKLDPVVEDLLLEMADDFIDSVTTFACHLAKHRKSSTLETKDVLLHLEKNWHLTIPGFSRDRKNYQRNSAN
- the LOC109727983 gene encoding transcription initiation factor TFIID subunit 12b isoform X4, whose amino-acid sequence is MAETSSSASPQKPLQPPPSGGDPVPTPNSQNPSLTPPQIPPSPTISDLSQISSPQIPQSQPQIDGSGTLDYSMKQQQQQQQQQQQNLMAASSGFQMNQIQQGLQRSGSMPRLTQIQQQYAAAAGAVRQQAGMYGGQMSFGGAQIQQQQQQMAGGMSRAGMIGQVGQLPMLPGQTAAHFGLQSQMIAQQQPRQKGLAPGAQFNPANSGQALQGMQTMGVMNTLGLNPQIRASGPLAYGQQQRFNQGQMRPQQIAAALTSPQKLPGQSLPRTPSLAAMNSQLSGLSQNGQSALVQTALTQQQQQQWLKQQMQPSMGGPVSPSYHLQQQQQQQQQQRQQQSFLTQQMSSGQLQRLTQQQISQLIQQQQQQQNMLQQQPQQQQLQQLQQQQQSPRMPSATTPVTATTAVAMTAGSSSQPGEVTSQFLGKRKIQDLVSQVDPLSKLDPVVEDLLLEMADDFIDSVTTFACHLAKHRKSSTLETKDVLLHLDTG
- the LOC109727983 gene encoding transcription initiation factor TFIID subunit 12b isoform X2, whose product is MAETSSSASPQKPLQPPPSGGDPVPTPNSQNPSLTPPQIPPSPTISDLSQISSPQIPQSQPQIDGSGTLDYSMKQQQQQQQQQQQNLMAASSGFQMNQIQQGLQRSGSMPRLTQIQQQYAAAAGAVRQQAGMYGGQMSFGGAQIQQQQQQMAGGMSRAGMIGQVGQLPMLPGQTAAHFGLQSQMIAQQPRQKGLAPGAQFNPANSGQALQGMQTMGVMNTLGLNPQIRASGPLAYGQQQRFNQGQMRPQQIAAALTSPQKLPGQSLPRTPSLAAMNSQLSGLSQNGQSALVQTALTQQQQQQWLKQQMQPSMGGPVSPSYHLQQQQQQQQQQRQQQSFLTQQMSSGQLQRLTQQQISQLIQQQQQQQNMLQQQPQQQQLQQLQQQQQSPRMPSATTPVTATTAVAMTAGSSSQPGEVTSQFLGKRKIQDLVSQVDPLSKLDPVVEDLLLEMADDFIDSVTTFACHLAKHRKSSTLETKDVLLHLEKNWHLTIPGFSRDRKNYQRNSIPADVQKKQMETIRALMESQQLERDPNSIKGVNKQVASDPAGDHPIRASPSSEQLSRPPIGPQMLHKVHQM